One genomic window of Streptomyces spiramyceticus includes the following:
- a CDS encoding sensor histidine kinase, with product MRNPVVARLLPLLPLLTLLGPVALAATDALLVNGLAPGTPLAVSLAAAAALLLRRRFPVAVLLATLPGMYVGYVWFAPMIALYTVASRRPDRRLLPFCGLLVAAAHFLPNPLSDLSDLKLDRETVQYAVDTVLTTTAPVALGLLVRTRRELAARLAELAGSRAREDRLLAGQVLATERARLAREMHDVVAHQVSLISLQAGALGVSSAEGPVREVSGTIRTLAVRTLDELRHMVGVLRAAGGDTEELTPQPRLADLPRLVADSALDVEIDLGECLSRADSPRARIPEAVERAAFRIVQEALTNVRKHAPGARVRVRVRLRDEDSRELHVEVRNGPADRAAAPLGLPGGGHGLVGLHERVQLLGGAFEAGPTGDAGFLVRAVLPSAAP from the coding sequence GTGAGGAACCCAGTCGTCGCCCGGCTTCTCCCCTTGCTGCCCCTCCTGACGCTCCTCGGCCCCGTCGCCCTCGCGGCCACCGACGCGCTCCTCGTCAACGGCCTCGCACCCGGTACACCGCTCGCGGTGTCGCTCGCCGCCGCCGCGGCCCTGCTGCTGCGCCGCCGCTTCCCCGTCGCGGTGCTGCTCGCGACCCTGCCGGGGATGTACGTCGGGTACGTCTGGTTCGCCCCCATGATCGCCCTCTATACGGTGGCGTCCCGGCGCCCCGACCGTCGGCTGCTTCCCTTCTGCGGCCTGCTGGTCGCCGCCGCGCACTTCTTGCCGAACCCGCTCAGCGACCTGTCCGACCTGAAGCTGGACCGCGAAACCGTGCAGTACGCGGTCGACACAGTCCTGACGACCACCGCGCCCGTCGCCCTCGGACTCCTGGTCCGTACGCGCCGCGAACTCGCCGCCCGGCTCGCTGAACTGGCCGGCAGCCGCGCCCGCGAGGACCGGCTGCTGGCGGGGCAGGTCCTCGCCACCGAGCGGGCCAGGCTCGCCCGGGAGATGCATGACGTGGTCGCTCACCAAGTGAGCCTGATCAGCCTGCAGGCGGGTGCGCTGGGGGTGAGCAGTGCCGAGGGGCCGGTACGGGAGGTCTCGGGCACGATCCGTACGCTCGCCGTCCGTACGCTCGACGAGCTGCGCCACATGGTGGGCGTACTGCGCGCCGCCGGCGGCGACACGGAGGAGCTCACCCCGCAGCCCCGGCTCGCCGACCTCCCCCGGCTGGTGGCGGACAGTGCGCTCGACGTCGAGATCGACCTGGGTGAGTGCCTGTCCCGGGCCGACAGCCCACGGGCCCGGATCCCGGAAGCCGTCGAGCGGGCGGCCTTCCGTATCGTCCAGGAGGCCCTCACCAACGTACGCAAACACGCGCCGGGCGCCCGGGTCCGGGTCCGTGTCCGGCTGCGGGACGAGGACAGCCGCGAGTTGCACGTCGAGGTCCGCAACGGCCCGGCCGACCGCGCGGCCGCCCCGCTCGGCCTGCCGGGCGGCGGTCACGGCCTGGTCGGACTGCACGAGCGGGTCCAGCTGCTGGGCGGCGCCTTCGAGGCCGGTCCGACCGGCGATGCGGGCTTCCTCGTACGGGCCGTGCTGCCCAGCGCAGCCCCCTGA
- a CDS encoding helix-turn-helix domain-containing protein has protein sequence MTTVVVDKGVGPLLRGWREQRRLSQLELALRAESSARHISFIETGRSRPSEEMVLRLAEHLDVPVRERNALLLAAGYAPQYGETSLDDPAMGALREGIERLLQGYEPYPALVVDGSYTVIAANLGIMMLLDGLPEHLLTPPLNAMRITLHPDGLAPRIRNLREWRGYLKAQMERQIALVRSEALRAVYDEVLAYPMPETGVGAGADEPDRPEDPPYPHFALPLQIEHDGRVLSFVSSISTFNTPMDVTVAELAIETFLPADPATVKYLQSLAP, from the coding sequence ATGACAACTGTGGTGGTCGACAAGGGTGTGGGTCCGCTGCTCCGTGGCTGGCGCGAGCAGCGGCGGCTGAGTCAGCTGGAGTTGGCGCTGCGTGCTGAATCGTCGGCGCGGCACATCAGTTTCATCGAGACCGGCAGGTCGCGCCCGAGCGAGGAGATGGTCCTGCGGCTGGCCGAGCACCTGGATGTGCCTGTACGGGAACGCAACGCGCTGCTCCTGGCGGCCGGTTACGCCCCGCAGTACGGCGAGACTTCGCTCGACGACCCGGCGATGGGCGCCCTGCGCGAGGGCATCGAGCGGCTGCTGCAGGGCTACGAGCCGTATCCCGCTCTCGTGGTCGACGGCTCGTACACCGTGATCGCGGCCAACCTCGGCATCATGATGCTGCTGGACGGCCTGCCCGAGCATCTCCTCACGCCACCGCTGAACGCGATGCGGATCACCCTCCACCCCGATGGCCTCGCCCCGCGCATCCGCAATCTGCGGGAGTGGCGCGGGTATCTCAAGGCTCAGATGGAGCGTCAGATCGCCCTGGTCAGGTCGGAGGCGCTGCGTGCGGTGTACGACGAGGTGTTGGCCTATCCCATGCCGGAGACCGGCGTCGGCGCCGGCGCCGACGAGCCGGACCGCCCGGAGGACCCGCCGTACCCCCACTTCGCACTGCCGCTCCAGATCGAGCACGACGGCCGGGTGCTGTCGTTCGTCTCGTCGATCTCGACCTTCAACACCCCGATGGACGTGACCGTCGCCGAGCTGGCCATCGAAACCTTCCTTCCGGCCGACCCGGCGACGGTCAAGTACCTTCAGTCGCTGGCGCCCTGA
- a CDS encoding DUF4344 domain-containing metallopeptidase: MTGRHAAPKIRSPRRAGLRRTVLTTTALTGLSAALVTAAAPGQAVGQSRGFVAAYEKAGRGDADEKAFLKKHRLLDTVSAKLNRQLKIPATITVAGKSCGNSDVAYDPETAKVEVCYEFVAEVRDMFKDARSKNVSDKTAGVVTETLYHEAAHALIHKLDLPFTGREEDAADQFAAYNLIPQGAKGQRALLAAAENYDLYAKDQPLEEIDFSDEHTPHAARSATYRSYLHGAAPKRWKKLVDGKHLTRARADFSEDEYRDLRQGWSHLLKPHRKIQ, encoded by the coding sequence ATGACAGGACGCCATGCTGCCCCGAAGATCCGCTCCCCGCGCCGCGCGGGCCTGCGCAGGACCGTACTCACCACCACCGCGCTGACCGGCCTCTCGGCCGCGCTCGTCACCGCGGCCGCGCCCGGACAGGCGGTCGGCCAGTCCCGCGGTTTCGTGGCGGCGTACGAGAAGGCCGGACGCGGCGACGCCGACGAGAAGGCCTTCCTGAAGAAGCACCGGCTGCTCGACACGGTGTCCGCCAAACTCAACAGGCAGCTGAAGATACCCGCCACCATCACCGTGGCGGGCAAGTCGTGCGGCAACTCCGATGTCGCGTACGACCCGGAGACGGCGAAGGTCGAGGTCTGCTACGAGTTCGTCGCCGAGGTCCGCGACATGTTCAAGGACGCCCGCAGTAAGAATGTGTCGGACAAGACGGCGGGCGTGGTGACCGAGACCCTCTACCACGAGGCCGCGCACGCGCTCATCCACAAGCTCGACCTGCCGTTCACCGGGCGCGAGGAGGACGCCGCCGACCAGTTCGCGGCGTACAACCTCATCCCCCAGGGGGCGAAGGGGCAGCGGGCGCTGCTGGCCGCGGCCGAGAACTACGACCTGTACGCGAAGGACCAGCCCTTGGAGGAGATCGACTTCTCCGACGAGCACACGCCCCACGCGGCACGCTCGGCCACGTACCGCTCGTATCTCCACGGCGCTGCCCCCAAGCGGTGGAAGAAGCTCGTGGACGGCAAGCACCTCACCCGGGCCCGCGCGGACTTCTCCGAGGACGAGTACCGCGACCTGCGACAGGGCTGGTCGCACCTGCTCAAGCCGCACCGCAAGATTCAATAA
- a CDS encoding 4a-hydroxytetrahydrobiopterin dehydratase, with amino-acid sequence MATEPLSQKEIEDRLRELPGWSLDDSRIARTYRLGTHFAGAAMVVHVAQIQEELGHHSDLTLGYNTLALTVNTHSAGGAVTELDFELARRVEDIARGHGAN; translated from the coding sequence ATGGCCACCGAGCCGCTGTCGCAGAAGGAGATCGAGGACCGGCTCCGCGAACTGCCCGGCTGGTCGCTGGACGACAGCCGGATCGCCCGTACGTACCGTCTCGGTACGCACTTCGCGGGGGCCGCGATGGTCGTCCACGTCGCCCAGATCCAGGAGGAGCTCGGCCACCACTCCGACCTGACCCTCGGCTACAACACCCTGGCACTGACCGTGAACACGCACAGCGCCGGAGGTGCGGTCACCGAGCTGGACTTCGAACTCGCGCGCCGGGTCGAGGACATCGCGCGGGGCCACGGGGCGAACTGA
- a CDS encoding class I SAM-dependent methyltransferase, protein MLDYDAEAAQYDAIRGGVPRAEAAARAVLGLVPGRARTLLDIGCGTGIVTARLVRPGLRVLGADAAYGMARKAADRLGPGAVVLADVRRLPLPTASVDAVSAVWLLHLVRDAGDAEDTVAEAARVLRPGGVFVTTVDKDDAHDVGCDIDAVLAPYRTADAFDRTELIEAYGAEHGLTAVGEARFVGHGQGRSPLRTAEALRKGRYASRITVRGAAAEDVATALSALPDPESRRPDPTYRLLALRKEAGGG, encoded by the coding sequence ATGCTGGATTACGACGCCGAAGCCGCACAGTACGACGCCATCCGGGGCGGCGTCCCCCGTGCCGAGGCCGCCGCCCGGGCGGTACTCGGCCTCGTGCCCGGACGGGCCCGCACCCTGCTCGACATCGGGTGCGGCACCGGCATCGTCACCGCCCGCCTGGTCCGGCCCGGCCTTCGGGTGCTGGGCGCCGACGCCGCGTACGGCATGGCCAGAAAGGCCGCCGACCGGCTGGGGCCGGGAGCGGTCGTACTCGCCGATGTGCGGCGGCTGCCGCTGCCGACCGCGTCCGTCGACGCGGTGAGCGCGGTGTGGCTGCTGCACCTGGTGCGGGACGCGGGAGACGCGGAGGACACAGTGGCCGAGGCGGCGCGGGTGCTGCGCCCCGGCGGGGTGTTCGTCACCACCGTCGACAAGGACGACGCGCACGACGTGGGCTGCGACATCGACGCCGTTCTCGCTCCGTACCGTACGGCCGACGCCTTCGACCGTACGGAACTGATCGAGGCGTACGGGGCGGAGCACGGCCTGACGGCGGTGGGCGAGGCCCGCTTCGTCGGCCACGGCCAGGGGCGCTCGCCGCTGCGCACCGCCGAAGCGCTGCGCAAGGGGAGGTACGCCTCGCGCATCACGGTGCGCGGGGCGGCGGCGGAGGACGTCGCGACCGCCTTGTCCGCCCTCCCGGATCCGGAGTCACGGCGCCCGGACCCGACGTACCGGCTGCTTGCGCTGCGGAAGGAGGCGGGGGGCGGATGA
- a CDS encoding CBS domain-containing protein — MNRPPHFVSDVMSHPVVAVLRGAAFKEMVEAMARWKVGMMPVIDAERRVVGVVSEADLLPGKEPGGSTAEELMSSPAVTIHEDATLAQAARTMAVQHLKSLPVVDAAGRISGVVSRSDLLKVFLRPDEDLAAEIRREVVKRLFPEPGAEVHVRVDNGVVTLSGTLPDTRLIPVATRLVRAVPGVVDVEWALDD; from the coding sequence ATGAACCGCCCGCCTCATTTCGTGAGCGACGTCATGTCCCACCCCGTGGTCGCCGTCCTGCGGGGTGCGGCGTTCAAGGAGATGGTCGAGGCCATGGCCCGGTGGAAGGTCGGCATGATGCCGGTCATCGACGCCGAACGCCGGGTCGTCGGCGTCGTGTCGGAAGCGGATCTCCTGCCCGGAAAGGAGCCGGGCGGGTCGACCGCAGAGGAGCTCATGAGCAGCCCGGCCGTGACGATTCACGAGGACGCGACCCTGGCGCAGGCCGCACGCACCATGGCGGTCCAGCACCTGAAGTCCCTGCCCGTGGTGGACGCGGCAGGCCGGATCTCCGGCGTTGTCAGCCGCTCCGACCTGCTGAAAGTCTTCCTCCGGCCGGACGAAGACCTCGCCGCCGAGATCCGGAGGGAAGTCGTCAAGCGGCTCTTCCCCGAACCCGGCGCGGAGGTGCACGTCCGAGTCGACAACGGCGTCGTCACGCTCAGCGGCACACTGCCGGACACCCGGCTTATTCCGGTCGCGACACGCCTGGTCCGGGCCGTGCCCGGCGTCGTGGATGTCGAATGGGCCCTGGACGACTGA
- a CDS encoding phosphoketolase, with product MAKVKPRGRTALSREELDGLHAHWRAANYLAAGQIYLMSNPLLKEPLAPAHIKPRLLGHWGTAPGLNLVHTHINRIVKARDLSALCIWGPGHGGPAVLANSWLEGSYSETYPDVSRDAAGMARLFRQFSFPGGVPSHVAPETPGSIHEGGELGYSLAHAYGAALDNPDLLVACVVGDGEAETGPLAASWHSNKFLDPVHDGAVLPILHLNGYKIANPTVLARLPETELDALLRGYGHEPLHVSGDDPLRVHEAMAAAMDQALDDIARIQHAARKEGATERPRWPVIVLRTPKGWTGPAEVDGAPVEGTWRAHQVPLAGVRENAGHLAQLEQWLRSYRPEELFDEAGRPRPEVLACVPDGDRRLGATPHANGGLLVRDLPIAPLERFAVPVDKPGSSTHEPTRVLGNLLAQIMKDSAGHRDFRVVGPDETASNRLDAVFDATGKAWQAEVTATDEHLTHDGRVMEILSEHLCQGWLEGYLLTGRHGLFSCYEAFVHIVDSMVNQHIKWLKTSRSLQWRAPVASLNYLLTSHVWRQDHNGFSHQDPGFVDHVLNKSPEVVRVYLPPDANTLLSVADHALRSRDYVNVIVAGKQPCFDWLTLEEARAHCARGAGIWEWAGTENGEREPDVVLACAGDVPTQEVLAAAGLLRRYLPDLAVRVVNVVDIARLMPREEHPHGMGGFEYDALFTRDSPVIFAYHGYPWLIHRLAYRRAGHANLHVRGYKEMGTTTTPFDMVVRNDLDRYRLVMDVIDRVPGLAVRAIAVRQAMADARTRHHAWIREHGTDMPEVADWTWG from the coding sequence ATGGCCAAAGTCAAGCCTCGGGGCCGAACGGCGCTGAGCCGCGAGGAGCTGGACGGCCTCCACGCCCACTGGAGGGCGGCCAACTACCTCGCCGCCGGGCAGATCTACCTGATGAGCAACCCGCTGCTGAAAGAGCCGCTGGCGCCCGCCCACATCAAGCCGCGCCTCCTCGGCCACTGGGGCACGGCCCCCGGCCTCAACCTCGTCCACACCCACATCAACCGGATCGTCAAGGCACGCGACCTCTCCGCCCTGTGCATCTGGGGGCCCGGCCACGGCGGGCCCGCCGTCCTTGCCAACTCCTGGCTGGAGGGCAGCTACAGCGAGACCTATCCGGACGTGAGCCGGGACGCAGCGGGCATGGCCCGGCTCTTCCGGCAGTTCTCGTTCCCCGGCGGGGTCCCCAGCCATGTCGCGCCCGAGACGCCCGGGTCCATCCACGAGGGCGGTGAGCTCGGCTATTCACTGGCGCACGCGTACGGCGCCGCGCTCGACAACCCGGATCTTCTCGTCGCGTGCGTCGTCGGAGACGGCGAGGCCGAGACCGGCCCCCTCGCCGCCTCCTGGCACTCCAACAAATTCCTGGACCCCGTCCACGACGGCGCGGTGCTGCCCATCCTCCACCTCAACGGCTACAAGATCGCCAACCCGACGGTCCTGGCCCGGCTCCCGGAGACCGAACTCGACGCGTTGTTGAGGGGTTACGGGCACGAGCCCCTGCACGTCAGCGGCGACGACCCCCTCCGCGTCCACGAGGCCATGGCCGCCGCGATGGACCAGGCCCTGGACGACATCGCCCGTATCCAGCACGCCGCCCGTAAGGAAGGAGCGACCGAGCGACCCCGCTGGCCGGTGATCGTTCTGCGTACGCCGAAGGGCTGGACCGGCCCGGCCGAGGTGGACGGCGCCCCCGTCGAAGGCACCTGGCGGGCCCACCAGGTGCCGCTCGCCGGCGTACGGGAAAACGCAGGGCACCTCGCCCAGCTGGAGCAGTGGCTGCGCTCGTACCGTCCGGAGGAACTCTTCGACGAGGCGGGGCGGCCCAGGCCGGAGGTCCTGGCCTGCGTGCCGGACGGGGACCGCAGGCTCGGCGCCACACCGCACGCCAACGGGGGCCTGCTCGTACGCGATCTGCCCATCGCGCCTCTCGAACGCTTCGCCGTTCCCGTCGACAAGCCGGGGTCGTCCACGCACGAGCCCACCCGCGTACTGGGCAATCTCCTGGCGCAGATCATGAAGGACTCCGCCGGGCACAGGGACTTCCGGGTCGTAGGACCGGACGAGACGGCCTCCAACCGGCTGGACGCGGTCTTCGACGCCACCGGCAAGGCATGGCAGGCAGAGGTCACGGCGACCGACGAACACCTGACGCACGACGGCCGGGTCATGGAGATCCTCTCCGAACACCTCTGCCAGGGCTGGCTGGAGGGCTACCTGCTGACCGGGCGTCACGGATTGTTCTCCTGCTACGAAGCGTTCGTCCACATCGTCGACTCGATGGTCAACCAGCACATCAAGTGGCTCAAGACGTCCCGGAGCCTGCAGTGGCGGGCCCCGGTCGCCTCCCTCAACTACCTGCTCACCTCGCACGTCTGGCGCCAGGACCACAACGGCTTCTCCCACCAGGACCCCGGCTTCGTCGACCACGTACTCAACAAGAGCCCCGAGGTGGTCCGGGTCTATCTGCCGCCGGACGCCAACACCCTGCTGTCGGTGGCCGACCACGCCCTGCGCAGCCGCGACTACGTCAACGTCATCGTGGCCGGCAAGCAGCCCTGCTTCGACTGGCTGACCCTCGAAGAGGCCCGCGCCCACTGCGCACGCGGCGCCGGCATCTGGGAGTGGGCCGGTACCGAGAACGGTGAGCGCGAGCCGGACGTCGTCCTTGCCTGCGCCGGGGACGTCCCCACCCAGGAAGTCCTCGCCGCCGCCGGACTGCTCCGCCGGTATCTGCCGGACCTGGCCGTCCGGGTCGTCAACGTGGTCGACATCGCCCGGCTGATGCCGCGCGAGGAGCACCCGCACGGGATGGGCGGCTTCGAGTACGACGCCCTGTTCACCCGCGACAGCCCGGTGATCTTCGCGTACCACGGCTATCCCTGGCTGATCCACCGGCTCGCCTACCGGCGCGCCGGCCACGCGAACCTGCACGTCCGCGGCTACAAGGAGATGGGCACCACGACGACACCCTTCGACATGGTCGTCCGCAACGACCTGGACCGCTACCGGCTCGTCATGGACGTCATCGACCGCGTCCCCGGCCTCGCCGTCCGCGCGATCGCCGTACGCCAGGCCATGGCGGACGCCCGCACCCGCCACCATGCCTGGATCCGCGAGCACGGTACGGACATGCCGGAGGTAGCGGATTGGACCTGGGGATGA
- a CDS encoding response regulator produces MIRVVAVDDEQLVRSGLRLILGSAPDIEVVADCGGARAVETILAHRPDVVLLDVRMPDVDGLTVLRGLRSALGGRIPPVAMLTTFDADEYLSAALRLGAVGFLLKDTDPERLISAVRVLDGGGSTLDPAVTHAVIGGYVDASAGSAPAVRAVRALTPREREVLTLLGAGLSNAAIAARLRLAHSTVKDHVSVVLGKLGGLNRVQAAVLADRAGLLVRDDAAGPEPR; encoded by the coding sequence GTGATCCGCGTTGTCGCCGTCGACGACGAGCAGCTGGTCCGTTCCGGACTGCGGCTGATCCTTGGGTCGGCGCCGGACATCGAGGTGGTCGCCGACTGCGGCGGGGCGCGGGCGGTCGAGACCATCCTCGCGCACCGGCCCGACGTAGTACTGCTGGATGTGCGCATGCCGGATGTGGACGGCCTGACGGTGCTGCGCGGCCTGCGCAGTGCTCTCGGCGGCCGGATTCCACCGGTGGCGATGCTCACCACGTTCGACGCGGACGAGTACCTCTCGGCGGCGCTGCGCCTGGGAGCCGTCGGATTCCTCCTGAAGGACACCGACCCCGAGCGGCTGATCAGCGCCGTGCGCGTGCTCGACGGCGGCGGCAGCACCCTGGATCCCGCCGTGACGCACGCCGTGATCGGCGGTTACGTCGACGCCTCGGCGGGTTCGGCGCCCGCCGTGCGGGCCGTACGCGCCCTTACGCCCCGGGAGCGCGAGGTGCTCACGCTGCTCGGTGCGGGGCTGTCCAACGCGGCGATCGCCGCGCGTCTGCGGCTGGCCCACAGCACGGTCAAGGACCACGTCAGCGTGGTGCTCGGAAAGCTGGGCGGCCTCAACCGGGTGCAGGCAGCGGTGCTCGCCGACCGCGCCGGCCTCCTCGTACGCGACGACGCAGCAGGCCCGGAGCCCCGGTGA